From Toxotes jaculatrix isolate fToxJac2 chromosome 1, fToxJac2.pri, whole genome shotgun sequence, a single genomic window includes:
- the adma gene encoding adrenomedullin a, with translation MKLTFQSFLCCCLLATVAHCVELEVNPELKKRLSIWLGSRLRRDFDSVSVEKTAESEHFIRPEDIRDTLLPHSSTDINVRTKRSKNSASQSRRPGCSLGTCTVHDLAHRLHQLNNKLKIESAPVDKISPQGYGRRRRSLPAHRIALRLEQGRLRPEWSPTDSQVHKLKALLRRT, from the exons ATGAAACTTACTTTCCAGTCCTTCCTCTGTTGCTGCCTGCTGGCAACAGTAGCACACTGTGTGGAACTTGAAGTGAATCCGGAGTTGAAAAAAAG GTTAAGCATATGGCTAGGGAGCAGATTGAGACGGGATTTTGACAGTGTATCAGTGGAGAAGACAGCAGAGTCTGAGCACTTTATCAGACCAGAAGATATCAGGGATACCTTGCTGCCGCATTCCAG cacTGACATCAATGTCCGAACCAAGAGGTCGAAAAACTCAGCCAGCCAGTCAAGAAGACCAGGTTGCTCGCTGGGCACATGCACAGTGCACGACCTGGCACACCGCCTGCACCAGCTCAATAACAAGCTGAAGATTGAGAGCGCCCCTGTTGATAAGATCAGTCCACAGGGATATGGCCGGAGGCGTCGATCGCTTCCAGCGCACAGAATCGCACTGAGGCTGGAGCAGGGCAGGCTGAGGCCCGAGTGGAGCCCAACTGACTCACAAGTTCACAAGCTTAAAGCTCTCCTGAGACGGACATGA